Within the Pelagovum pacificum genome, the region CATGTCGTTGAAAATCGGCGGCTTTACGCAGAAAAATACCACGCGTCTGACGCAATTCTGTCCGACATTGGGCGCTATCATGCCGCGAAGGCCGGATTTTTCCAGTGGCTGCCCGTGGAGGACGGGGAGTCCGCCGCGTTGACGTTGTGGAAGGAAACGGGCGTGCGTGTGCTGCCCGGCGCCTATCTTGGGCGAGATGACGGGACGGGCAACCCCGGCACCGGATACATCCGGGTGGCCATGGTGGCCCCGTTGGACGAGACGCAGCGCGGGCTCGAATTGATCCGCAACTGCCTGTACGATTAAGGGAGCAGGAATGGCCTATCAGACCCGCCAGCGAGATCCGCTACTGGACAGCAACATGCAGGCCGCGCTCGAAAAACGCGGCGCGGAGCTGATCGGCATCGTTCTCGTGCTGGCGGGCCTCGCCTTCTTCGCGCTGCTCTGGAGCTACACGCCCGACGACCCCTCGTGGTTCTCCGCCACCGATGCGCCGGTGCAGAACTGGCTGGGCCAGACGGGTGCCGCGATCGCCGCGCCGATGTTCATGATCGTCGGCTGGGGCGGGATCGGCATCGCCGTGCTGCTGATCGCATGGGGCCTGCGCTTCACGCTGCATCGGGGACAGGAGAGGGCCATCGGACGGCTGATCTATGCGCCGATCGCCGTCGCGCTCGTGTCGATCTACGCATCCTCGCTGGAGCTCCCCGCGGGCTGGAGCCACAACACCGGCCTCGGCGGCAGTTTCGGCGACACCGCGATGTCCATTGCCCTGACGATCGTGCCCGTGAGCGCGACGATCGGGATCAAGATCATGTCCTTCATCTTCGCGCTGTTCCTGCTGATGCTCGGGCTGTTCGTCCTCGGCTTCACCCGGGACGAGGTGACATCCGGCCTGCGCTTCATGGCCGTCGGTCTCGTGATGACCTACGCGATGATCCTGCGTGGCCTTGGCCAGGGCGCCCGCGCCGCCGCGACGGGCACCGCAGCGATGCAGGCGCGTCGTGCCGAAGCCCGCGCGACCCGCGAGGTCGAGGAGCCGATGGTCGAGCCGTCGCTGCAGGGATCCGACCGGGTCGCCGCCGTGGTCCGCGCCAAGCGTGCCTCGATGGAGCAGCAGACCGCCCCCGCGCCCGAAGAGGCGGAGGACAACGGCGGTTTCGGTCAGGTCCTGCGCGACCGGATGGAGGGCCGCCAGGGCCTCCTGTCCCGTGTGGGTCTGCGCAAGCGTCCCGAGGCGGAAGAGATCGACAACGACGAGGACATGACGCTCGTCGAGGACGACAAGGATGCCGGCGACGACCGTATCCGCTCGCGCATCAGCGACGTCATCAAGTCCCGCGTGCGCGGTCCGCTGACGGCCGGGTCGTCTCGCGTGGAAGCGGCCGTGCGCCAGCGTGGCGGACCCGCACCGCTGATCTACAAGGCCCGCGAGGAAACGCCCGAAGTCGAACGCGTCGAGCCCCCCGTGACCGGCACGGGCCGAGTTGCGCCCTCCCGCGTGCGGCCGGCCGCCGCTGCGCCGGCGGGTGACGACGATCAATCCGACATCATGAGTCGTGTCGCGGCGCAGGCGATCGATCCGCGCACCGCGCCCGAGGACGAGGATTTCGATCCCGAGACGATGATGATGCCGCAGTCGGAGCTGGTCGACGGTCCGCCGCCGAAGCTCGATCATCCGAAGTTCGCAGCCCAGCATGTGCCGCGCTCGCCCGCCCCGCCCGCGCCGCAGGAGCCCGAGCCGCCGCGCGCCACGCAAGACGCTGCCCGCGTGCAGCAGACGCCGCGCAAGACAGTCGGCAAGTCCCGGCAGGCGATGGCCGAGGCGCAGCCCGGGCTTCGCTTCGACGAGAGCCAGGAGGCCTACGAGTCACCGCCGCTCAATCTTCTGACGAGCCCCGACAACATCACGCGCCACCACCTCGCCGACGAGGCGCTGGAGGAGAACGCGCGGATGCTGGAGAACGTGCTCGACGATTACGGCGTGAAGGGCGAGATCACCTCTGTCCGTCCCGGCCCCGTCGTCACGATGTACGAACTCGAGCCGGCGCCGGGCCTCAAGGCCTCCCGCGTGATCGGGCTTGCCGACGACATCGCGCGGTCGATGTCGGCGCTGTCCGCGCGTGTCTCGACCGTGCCGGGCCGCTCGGTCATCGGGATCGAACTGCCCAACGACAACCGCGAGATGGTGGTCCTGCGCGAGATGCTGGCCTCCCGCGATTTCGGCGACGGCAACCAGCGCCTGCCGCTGGCGCTCGGCAAGGATATCGGCGGCGATCCGATCATCGCGAACCTCGCCAAGATGCCCCACCTGCTGATCGCGGGGACGACCGGTTCGGGCAAGTCCGTAGCGATCAACACGATGATCCTGTCGCTGCTCTACAAGCTGACGCCGGAAGAATGCCGGCTGATCATGATCGACCCGAAGATGCTGGAACTCTCCGTCTACGACGGCATCCCGCACCTGCTGTCCCCTGTCGTGACCGACCCCAAGAAGGCCGTCGTCGCGCTGAAGTGGACCGTGGGCGAGATGGAGGACCGCTATCGCAAGATGTCGAAGATGGGCGTCCGCAACATCGAGGGTTACAACGGCCGCGTGAAGGACGCGCTGGCGAAGGGCGAGATGTTCTCGCGCACCGTGCAGACGGGTTTTGACGACGAAACCGGCGATCCGGTGTTCGAAACCGAGGAATTCGCCCCCGAGGCGATGCCCTACATCGTCGTCATCGTCGACGAGATGGCCGACCTGATGATGGTCGCCGGCAAGGAGATCGAGGCCTGCATCCAGCGCCTGGCGCAGATGGCGCGGGCGTCGGGTATCCACCTCATCATGGCGACGCAGCGTCCGTCGGTCGACGTCATCACCGGCACGATCAAGGCGAACTTCCCGACCCGGATCTCCTTCCAGGTGACCTCGAAGGTCGACAGCCGCACCATCCTCGGCGAGCAGGGTGCGGAACAGCTGCTCGGCCAGGGCGACATGCTCTACATGGCGGGCGGCGCGAAGATAACCCGCGTGCACGGGCCGTTCGTCTCGGACGAGGAAGTCGAAGAGATCGTCTCCCACCTCAAGCAGTTCGGTCCGCCCGACTACAAGTCCGGCGTGGTCGAAGGCCCCGATGAGGACAAGGAGAGCGACATCGACGCCGTGCTCGGCCTCGGTGGCAGCGGGAGCGGCTCCGATACGGAAGATGCGCTCTACGACACGGCGGTGCATATCGTCGCGAAGGACCGGAAGTGTTCCACGTCCTACATCCAGCGCAAGCTTGCCATCGGCTACAACAAGGCCGCGCGCCTTGTGGAGCAGATGGAAGAGCAGGGCGTCGTCAGCCCGGCAAACCACGTCGGCAAGCGCGAAGTGCTGGTCCCCGAAGTCTGATCCAGTTGGGAGGGCGGGGCTATCCCGCCCTTTTCAGTCGGTCCGGCGCGGGCGGAGTGCCTTTTCCTCCACCCTGATGCGCAAAGTCAGCATCGCCGCGTTCAGCAGGCTGAAGATCAGAGCCACCCACGTCAGGCCAAGGACGAGCGGCGCGACCGCGATCTCGGCGACGACCAGCGTGTAGTTCGGGTGTTTCAGCCAGCGGAACGGGCCCGAGGTGACAAGCGGCGTGTCGGTGAGGATGATCCGTGTCGTCCAGCGCCGGCCGAGCGTGGCGAGGATCCAGATCCGCAGCACCTGCAGCAGCGCGAAGATGAAGAGCCAGCCGGGGCGCACGATTTCATCCCACCCCGTCACAACGATCGCGGCGAGCCACGCGGCGTGGAGCGCGACGATCAACGGGTAATGCCCCGCCCCGATCTCTGTCGCGCCCTCGGCCAACAGGCGTCGCGTGTTCGACCGGGCGAGCACGAGTTCGCCGAGCCGCTGGAAGAGCAGAAAGCCCAGGAAGAGTGTGGTTGCGAGCGTCATGACGTCGCCTTGTCCGTGATCGAGAGCGGCAGGAACGAGGCCGTGAACCCCGGGCCGAGGGCGCAGGTCAGCGTCTGCCCCCTGAGCCCGTTGGCCAGCGCCGCCTCGAGCACGAAGAGCACCGTCGGCGCCGACATGTTGCCGTGCTGACGCAGGACGTCGCGCTCCTCTGCAAGGCTGCCGGGCACGATGTCGAGCGCCGCTTCGATCGCCTCCACCACCCGGGCCCCGCCGGGATGGCAGATGAAGCGGTCGATTTCGGACCGGTCGAGCTCGTTGGCGGCCAGCGCATTATCGGTGGCTGCCGCGAACTCCCGGTTCACGAAGTCCGGGATCGAGCGATGGAAGATCACGCCGAGCCCCGTGTCGTCGACGTCCCATCCCATGATGTCGAGCGTATCGGGCCAGGTCTTCTGAACGGGCCGTCCGGCACGTATGTCAGGGCCCGTGGCGGCGGCATCGGTCGACAGGCAGGCCGCGGCCGCGCCGTCGCCGAACAGGATGGCGGCGATGAGATCGGCCTTGCCCATGCGGTCGGGACGGAACGAAACCGTGCAGGCTTCGATAACCACCAGCAGAACCTTGGAGCCGGGGCGGGCGGTGGCGAGTTCGGACGCGACCGAAAGGCCGGAAACGCCGCCCGCGCACCCAAGCCCGAAGACCGGCACGCGCATCACGTCATCGCGGAATCCCATCTGCCCGGCGACCTGCGCCTCGAGCGTCGGTGTTGCGATCCCGGTCGAGGAAACGGTGACGATCGTGTCGACCTCCTCCGCCTGCCATCCCGCCCGCTCAAGCGCGGCGCCCGCCGCATCGAAAAAGAGAGCCCGTGCGCCGTCGAGATACAGCGCGTTCCGCTCTTTCCAGCTTCTGGGCTCGCGGAACCAGTGAAGCGGCGCCACGGAATGGCGCGTCTCGACTCCTGACGTCCGGAAGGAGCGGGACAGCCGGTCGAACTCGGGGAATGTCTGGCCGAAGATGTCGCGGGCAGTGTCTGCCACCACGTCTTGCGGCATGAGGTGTGGGGGGACCGCCGTTGAGACGGAATGGATACGGGTCTGCACTGTGCCTCTCAGGGACTGCTCGGAAGGACTCCGTCGCGATCTTCGATGCACTGACCCGCGCCGGCATGATGCCGGGTGCCGCCAAGATCCTTGACGATGGAGAAACGGCGGAACCCTCGTGAGGTTCCGCCTTGGTCATGACCTCTCAGGTGGCGTCGGCGTGGGCGCCGATGAACCAGGCGTCCTTGTCGATCTGGCGGCTGACCTCGGTGAAGAGATCGCCGGTGTCGACGTCGCCGGCATCTTCGCTCGCCTCGATGGCCTTCCGGAGCTTTTCGCCCACGGCCATGAACCGTTCCTTCAGCGCCTCAATGTGGCTCTCGATCGGTTCGAGGTCGGTGGGGTAGGGCTCGAGCCGGGACTTCTCGGCCGCGGCCTCGACCGTGCCTTGCGGGTAGCCTCCGAGAATCGTGATCCGCTCGGCCATCAGGTCGGCGCCTTCGCGCAGCCGGTCGGCGACCTCGTCGAGCAGTTCGTGGAAACCGATGAAGCCGCGTCCCTTCACCGTCCAGTGCGCCTGTTTCACCGCGAGGGTGAGCGCGACCGTGTCGGCGAGGTTTTCGTTCAGGAGCTCTATGACCTTGTGGCGGGCCTGCGTGGACAGGCCGGAAACGAAAGATTCGGGCATTGTAGTATTCCCCTTGCAGCTTGGTTCAGCGCCCGTCTGTTCGGGCATGTCACCTGACAAATGCGGCGACGCGGGGGGAAGTTCCGCCAGACGTGATTGCCTCGAACGCGGCGTGATATCGCTTAACACGGGAAAATCGGCACAGTCGGACCTATCTGGATGCCAGACATCCGAAATGACCAAGGATTAAACCATGAAGACCTTTCGCTACCTGCTGCTGATGGTGCCGCTGATGCTCGCGGCCTTTTCCAGCGCCGGGCATGCGCAGCAGCAGCTGAGCCTTGCGCAGATCAGCCAGTACTTCAATTCGTTCAGCACCGCGCAGGGGGAATTCACCCAGATCAACGCCGACGGGACGATCTCCACCGGGACGATGTTCATGAAGCGGCCCGGTCGCGTGCGGTTCGAATACAACCCGCCCGAGCGGTCCATGGTGCTCGCCACCGGTGGTTCCGTCGCAATCTTCGACCCCCAGTCCAGCCAGAACCCGGAGCGCTACCCGCTGTCCGAGACGCCGCTGAACATCATCCTCGAGCGGAACGTGGATTTCAGCCGCGCCAACATGGTGACGAACCACACCTACGACGGGCAGGCCACGACTGTGACCGCACAGGACCCGGCGCACCCTGAGTACGGCAACATTCAGTTGAAATTCACCTCCGACCCCGTCGAGCTGCGTCAGTGGATCATCACTGATGACACGGGCACGCCGACGACGGTCGTGCTGGGCGACCTCGCCAAGCAGGTGCAGATCAGCGACAGCAACTTCAACATGCAGTCGGCCATCCGCGACTTCGGCAACTGAGCTTCGCGGGCGATTGACCCTCTCCCTCCCGTCGGACAGTCTTTTCCGGACTGCCGACGGGAGGCCCCTATGAACATCATCCAGAGCCAGGCCGACTGGCTCGCCCGCGCCGCCGAGGTGCTGCCGGGTGGCGGGTTCGGCAATTTCTCCAACGACATCATCATCGCGCGTGGCGACCGTGCGCGGGTCTGGGATCAGGACGGCAAGGAATATGTCGATTACCTGATCGGCTCCGGGCCGATGCTGCTCGGCCATGGCCATCCCGAGGTGATGGACGTCGTGCTGCAGCAGCTCCCGCAGGGGCTGACCTTCTTCACCAACAACACGCTCGGCATCGAGCTGGCGGAGGAGATCGTGAGAGCGGTCCCCTGCGCCGAGATGGTGCGCTTCGTCTCAACCGGCGGCGAGGCGGACATGTACGCGATCCGGCTGGCCCGTGCCTTCATGGGGCGCGACAAAATGGTGAAGTTCGAGGGAGGCTATCACGGCATGTCGGCGGAGGCGCAGATGTCGCTGTCGCCGGCCCGGCAGGTGAACTTTCCGCAGGCGGTGCCCGACAGCGCCGGCATCCCGCAGTCGGTCGCGGACGAGATGCTGA harbors:
- a CDS encoding DNA translocase FtsK encodes the protein MAYQTRQRDPLLDSNMQAALEKRGAELIGIVLVLAGLAFFALLWSYTPDDPSWFSATDAPVQNWLGQTGAAIAAPMFMIVGWGGIGIAVLLIAWGLRFTLHRGQERAIGRLIYAPIAVALVSIYASSLELPAGWSHNTGLGGSFGDTAMSIALTIVPVSATIGIKIMSFIFALFLLMLGLFVLGFTRDEVTSGLRFMAVGLVMTYAMILRGLGQGARAAATGTAAMQARRAEARATREVEEPMVEPSLQGSDRVAAVVRAKRASMEQQTAPAPEEAEDNGGFGQVLRDRMEGRQGLLSRVGLRKRPEAEEIDNDEDMTLVEDDKDAGDDRIRSRISDVIKSRVRGPLTAGSSRVEAAVRQRGGPAPLIYKAREETPEVERVEPPVTGTGRVAPSRVRPAAAAPAGDDDQSDIMSRVAAQAIDPRTAPEDEDFDPETMMMPQSELVDGPPPKLDHPKFAAQHVPRSPAPPAPQEPEPPRATQDAARVQQTPRKTVGKSRQAMAEAQPGLRFDESQEAYESPPLNLLTSPDNITRHHLADEALEENARMLENVLDDYGVKGEITSVRPGPVVTMYELEPAPGLKASRVIGLADDIARSMSALSARVSTVPGRSVIGIELPNDNREMVVLREMLASRDFGDGNQRLPLALGKDIGGDPIIANLAKMPHLLIAGTTGSGKSVAINTMILSLLYKLTPEECRLIMIDPKMLELSVYDGIPHLLSPVVTDPKKAVVALKWTVGEMEDRYRKMSKMGVRNIEGYNGRVKDALAKGEMFSRTVQTGFDDETGDPVFETEEFAPEAMPYIVVIVDEMADLMMVAGKEIEACIQRLAQMARASGIHLIMATQRPSVDVITGTIKANFPTRISFQVTSKVDSRTILGEQGAEQLLGQGDMLYMAGGAKITRVHGPFVSDEEVEEIVSHLKQFGPPDYKSGVVEGPDEDKESDIDAVLGLGGSGSGSDTEDALYDTAVHIVAKDRKCSTSYIQRKLAIGYNKAARLVEQMEEQGVVSPANHVGKREVLVPEV
- a CDS encoding isoprenylcysteine carboxyl methyltransferase family protein, which encodes MTLATTLFLGFLLFQRLGELVLARSNTRRLLAEGATEIGAGHYPLIVALHAAWLAAIVVTGWDEIVRPGWLFIFALLQVLRIWILATLGRRWTTRIILTDTPLVTSGPFRWLKHPNYTLVVAEIAVAPLVLGLTWVALIFSLLNAAMLTLRIRVEEKALRPRRTD
- a CDS encoding type III polyketide synthase; this encodes MHRRSRRSPSEQSLRGTVQTRIHSVSTAVPPHLMPQDVVADTARDIFGQTFPEFDRLSRSFRTSGVETRHSVAPLHWFREPRSWKERNALYLDGARALFFDAAGAALERAGWQAEEVDTIVTVSSTGIATPTLEAQVAGQMGFRDDVMRVPVFGLGCAGGVSGLSVASELATARPGSKVLLVVIEACTVSFRPDRMGKADLIAAILFGDGAAAACLSTDAAATGPDIRAGRPVQKTWPDTLDIMGWDVDDTGLGVIFHRSIPDFVNREFAAATDNALAANELDRSEIDRFICHPGGARVVEAIEAALDIVPGSLAEERDVLRQHGNMSAPTVLFVLEAALANGLRGQTLTCALGPGFTASFLPLSITDKATS
- the dps gene encoding DNA starvation/stationary phase protection protein Dps; the protein is MPESFVSGLSTQARHKVIELLNENLADTVALTLAVKQAHWTVKGRGFIGFHELLDEVADRLREGADLMAERITILGGYPQGTVEAAAEKSRLEPYPTDLEPIESHIEALKERFMAVGEKLRKAIEASEDAGDVDTGDLFTEVSRQIDKDAWFIGAHADAT
- a CDS encoding LolA family protein is translated as MKTFRYLLLMVPLMLAAFSSAGHAQQQLSLAQISQYFNSFSTAQGEFTQINADGTISTGTMFMKRPGRVRFEYNPPERSMVLATGGSVAIFDPQSSQNPERYPLSETPLNIILERNVDFSRANMVTNHTYDGQATTVTAQDPAHPEYGNIQLKFTSDPVELRQWIITDDTGTPTTVVLGDLAKQVQISDSNFNMQSAIRDFGN